A window of the Oryza brachyantha chromosome 5, ObraRS2, whole genome shotgun sequence genome harbors these coding sequences:
- the LOC102706101 gene encoding uncharacterized protein LOC102706101, which translates to MPGSIHVSAAQPSAGTAPLFLQVALGKREYSGSIGQGEFSFPVTSLRESMVMLLYNTDKSLISQAELKTKAVVESGTMDVVFSLDNGGSIILRLQFLLSDEDRKRVQEMRNSAVKRKQQELLSDGYGLSQDIPSEGCQPTLRKSMSLDDLQEKAVLSANTADSQMEDARDSLMQSELSSAVKKMISALESSSPQVLTRIKSESSLKGPSTSSENSTQYSSDKSSSSVAAQQVSGHTEAGTSGKAQLLCDDKISSSRPGKQILLSNKRSNASGQQATSEGRIRRLFREKDMDNSETVMITRQNRSKKRSTPKRRRAIGPYWLEHIHPHVCITTASRQLRELVELEPPLDSFLLIGQFDTKKPNLKVVSMQDQGTCEDKSKNSMVSARGGHGFPVLDGWLINQGVRVVIVIIACGAIFLNNR; encoded by the exons ATGCCTGGCAGCATCCATGTAtcag CTGCTCAACCATCAGCTGGCACAGCTCCTCTGTTCTTGCAAG TTGCATTGGGCAAAAGAGAGTACAGTGGAAGCATAGGACAAGGCGAATTCTCATT CCCAGTTACATCACTGCGTGAAAGTATGGTGATGCTGCTGTACAACACAGACAAGTCATTAATATCACAAGCAG AATTAAAGACTAAAGCGGTTGTTGAGTCAGGAACTATGGATGTTGTTTTCAGTCTTGACAATGGAGGAAGCATTATTCTCAGGCTTCAGTTCCTTCTCAGTGATGAAGACCGCAAACGGGTCCAAGAAATG AGGAATTCTGCAGTGAAAAGAAAGCAGCAAGAGCTGCTTTCTGATGGCTATGGACTTTCTCAAG ACATTCCAAGCGAAGGATGTCAACCTACACTTAGGAAGAGCATGTCACTGGATGATTTGCAGGAGAAGGCTGTTTTGTCTGCAAATACTGCAGATTCGCAGATGGAGGACGCAAGAGACTCACTAATGCAAAGTGAATTAAGTAGTGCAGTGAAGAAAATGATAAGTGCCCTCGAAAGCAGCTCTCCACAG GTTCTGACGAGGATCAAATCAGAGAGTTCATTAAAAGGACCGTCTACTTCTTCAGAAAATTCCACCCAGTATTCTTCGGACAAATCATCTAGTTCAGTTGCAGCACAGCAAGTCTCAGGCCATACAGAGGCTGGGACTTCAGGCAAAGCACAGCTTCTTTGTGATGATAAAATTTCCAGTTCCAGGCCAGGAAAGCAGATTCTGCTCAGCAACAAAAGATCAAATGCATCTGGACAACAGGCCACATCCGAAGGCAGAATCCGTAGGTTATTCAGAGAAAAGGACATGGACAATTCAGAGACGGTGATGATCACAAGACAGAACCGAAGCAAGAAGCGATCGACGCCGAAGCGTCGTCGCGCCATTGGTCCTTACTGGCTTGAACACATACACCCCCATGTCTGCATCACTACTGCAAGCAGGCAGCTGAGAGAGCTTGTGGAGCTCGAGCCACCCTTAGACTCGTTCCTGTTGATAGGACAGTTTGATACCAAGAAGCCAAATCTGAAGGTAGTTAGTATGCAAGATCAG GGCACATGTGAGGATAAAAGCAAGAATTCCATGGTTTCTGCTCGAGGTGGCCATGGCTTTCCAGTGTTGGATGGGTGGTTGATCAATCAG GGCGTGCGTGTTGTTATTGTGATTATAGCTTGCGGAGCAATATTTCTGAACAACAGATAA
- the LOC102706382 gene encoding putative ubiquitin-conjugating enzyme E2 38, which translates to MDAAGYSHMQGGGASSSPASASCRAADAAAWDAVQQQKRQRCQGSSSNDPVGSSTENNSFQASEPELQNFDCGKDDEEDYYLYDEEEVSYDDDGDYEFDEAYFNQQLADKFDGLDLPPGVEASVPWLQKRPADGPGNFKSMAEIDAEITKKYEFFKQFDVVENFSDHYYAKKTVGKAGKDWTKRIQHDWKLLEKDLPASIYVRVSENRMDLLRAVIIGPQGTPYHDGLFFFDAQFTSTYPATPPVVYYHSGGLRLNPNLYACGKVCLSLLGTWTGSGCEKWNPAQSTMLQVLISIQALVLNENPYFNEPGYETFANSISGQKSAMDYNDNTFQYSCRTMLYSLRRSPEHFEDLVAGHFRERGHAILAACKYYMEGHKVGSIVPNEDEDGKQQDNTDAAGSSSSSGGAKSQPKSIDLCTGRAESFKTNMTVLFEELLMEFNVKGADTKKFCVEKLKKNQQAAAP; encoded by the exons ATGGACGCCGCTGG GTATTCGCATATGCAAGGAGGAGgggcgtcctcgtcgccggcctcggCGTCCTGCcgggccgccgacgccgccgcgtggGACGCGGTGCAGCAGCAGAAACGGCAGCGGTGCCAG GGTTCTTCATCCAATGATCCAGTTGGATCCAGTACTGAAAATAATTCCTTCCAAGCATCTGAACCTGAGTTACAGAACTTTGACTGCGGGaaagatgatgaagaagattACTATTTGTATGATGAGGAGGAAGTCTCCTATGATGATGACGGAGACTATGAATTTGACGAAGCTTACTTCAATCAGCAGCTAGCTGATAAGTTCGATGGTTTGGATTTGCCTCCAGGAGTGGAGGCTTCTGTTCCATGGCTGCAAAAAAGGCCTGCTGATGGGCCTGGCAATTTTAAGTCAATGGCAGAAATAGATGCTGAAATTACTAAGAAATATGAGTTCTTTAAGCAGTTTGATGTTGTTGAGAATTTTTCTGATCATTACTATGCTAAGAAAACTGTTGGAAAG gcAGGGAAAGATTGGACAAAAAGGATTCAGCATGACTGGAAACTCTTGGAGAAAGATTTACCAG CATCCATATATGTTCGTGTGTCTGAGAATCGAATGGACCTTCTGAGGGCTGTAATAATTGGACCACAAGGAACACCTTACCATGATGgccttttcttctttgatGCTCAATTTACTAGTACTTATCCTGCTACTCCTCCA GTGGTATATTATCATTCTGGAGGGCTTCGGCTCAATCCAAATTTATATGCTTGTGGAAAAGTCTGTCTTAGCCTGCTAGGCACTTGGACTGGTAGTGGTTGTGAGAAGTGGAACCCTGCTCAATCAACTATGCTACAGGTGTTAATCTCTATTCAAGCTCTCGTACTGAATGAGAACCCATACTTCAATGAGCCAGGATATGAGACCTTTGCCAACAGTATTTCTGGACAGAAGAGTGCCATGGATTATAATGACAACACGTTTCAGTACTCATGCAGGACGATGTTATACTCACTCCGTAGATCTCCAGAG CACTTTGAAGACCTTGTTGCTGGTCACTTCCGTGAACGTGGTCATGCCATTCTGGCTGCATGCAAATACTACATGGAAGGTCATAAGGTTGGGTCCATAGTCCCGAACGAGGATGAGGATGGCAAGCAGCAGGACAACACTGACGCAGCAGgatccagcagcagcagtggtgGAGCGAAGTCGCAGCCTAAAAGCATCGATCTGTGCACTGGTCGCGCCGAATCCTTCAAGACCAACATGACCGTTCTGTTTGAGGAGCTCTTGATGGAATTCAATGTGAAGGGTGCTGACACCAAGAAGTTCTGTGTTGAGAAGTTGAAGAAGAACCAGCAGGCTGCCGCACCCTGA
- the LOC121054541 gene encoding uncharacterized protein LOC121054541, which translates to MLRRAASSLSRRGATAALLLRRPPRRASAAAATTLLLGRDPTVHPCPRPAAAAAAAQPVRRLSDFGLPVVRRMARRSPPTRPEGYSTSDDGEAGGPGSYFSSDEDDDEDVEEVNLEPMSVEDVAAGKEWMGFTLEYDHGSDEDEDAVEEEKK; encoded by the coding sequence ATGCTCCGGCGAGCAGCCTCCTCGCtgagccgccgcggcgccacggcggcgctgctcctccgccgtccTCCCCGGcgggccagcgccgccgcggcgacgacgctgcTGCTCGGGCGCGACCCTACGGTCCACCCCTGCCCCCGcccggcggctgcggctgcggcggcgcagccggtCCGGCGCCTCAGCGACTTCGGGCTGCCGGTGGTTCGTCGCATGGCGCGGCGGAGCCCTCCCACCAGGCCCGAGGGTTACTCCacctccgacgacggcgaggcgggcggGCCAGGCTCGTACTTCAGctccgacgaggacgacgacgaggacgtggAGGAGGTTAACTTGGAGCCCATGTCTGTCGAGGACGTCGCTGCGGGGAAGGAGTGGATGGGGTTCACGTTGGAGTACGACCACGGCtccgacgaggacgaggatgCCGTGGAGGAGGAAAAGAAGTAG